One Malaclemys terrapin pileata isolate rMalTer1 chromosome 7, rMalTer1.hap1, whole genome shotgun sequence genomic region harbors:
- the WDR82 gene encoding WD repeat-containing protein 82 encodes MKLTDNVLRSFRVAKVFRENSDKINCFDFSPNGETVISSSDDDSIVLYDCQEGKPKRTLYSKKYGVDLIRYTHAANTVVYSSNKIDDTIRYLSLHDNKYIRYFPGHSKRVVALSMSPVDDTFISGSLDKTIRLWDLRSPNCQGLMHLQGKPVCSFDPEGLIFAAGVNSEMVKLYDLRSFDKGPFATFKMQYDRTCEWTGLKFSNDGKLILISTNGGFLRLIDAFKGAVLHTFGGYNNSKAVTLEASFTPDSQFIMIGSEDGKIHVWNGESGMKVAVLDGKHTGPITCLQFNPKFMTFASACSNMAFWLPTIDD; translated from the exons ATGAAGCTAACGGACAACGTGCTGCGGAGCTTCCGCGTGGCCAAGGTCTTCCGCGAGAACTCGGACAAGATAAACTGCTTCGACTTCAGCCCCAACGGCGAGACCGTCATCTCCAGCAGCGACGACGACTCCATCGTGCTCTACGACTGCCAGGAGGGCAA ACCAAAGAGAACACTGTATAGTAAAAAGTATGGAGTGGACCTAATCAGATACACACATGCTGCCAACACTGTGGTGTACAGCTCCAACAAAATAGACG ATACAATCCGTTACCTCTCCCTACATGATAATAAATACATCCGATACTTTCCAGGGCACAGCAAGAG AGTGGTTGCCCTGTCCATGTCTCCAGTGGATGATACCTTTAtttctggatcacttgataaaacCATCCGACTTTGGGATCTCCGGTCTCCAAACTGCCAG GGTTTAATGCATCTTCAGGGGAAGCCTGTATGCTCCTTTGACCCAGAGGGGCTGATTTTTGCTGCTGGAGTCAATTCTGAAATGGTGAAGCTGTACGATCTCCGGTCTTTTGACAAG ggtccaTTTGCTACATTCAAGATGCAGTACGATCGAACCTGTGAGTGGACAGGCTTGAAGTTCAGTAACGATGGGAAGCTCATCCTCATATCAACCAATGGAGGGTTCCTTCGACTGATTGATGCCTTTAAGGGAGCTGTACTGCATACGTTTGGG GGTTATAACAACAGTAAGGCTGTCACGTTGGAGGCATCATTCACACCAGATTCCCAGTTCATAATGATTG GTTCAGAGGATGGAAAAATTCATGTCTGGAATGGGGAGAGTGGGATGAAGGTGGCTGTGTTGGATGGGAAACACACAGGTCCTATAACCTGTCTGCAGTTCAATCCCAAATTCATGACCTTTGCCAGTGCGTGTTCCAACATG gCCTTTTGGTTGCCAACCATAGATGACTAA